The following are encoded together in the Paraburkholderia sp. BL10I2N1 genome:
- a CDS encoding helix-turn-helix domain-containing protein, producing MYRKRFDGMDCSIARALDEVGEWWTLLIVRECTQGSRRFDEFQSGLGIARNVLTARLERLIELDILERFPIAERANTFGYRLTSKGADLYPVLVALMQWGDKWLRPNGKPPIALVEHASGNPVEVVEVRATNGQALTYRDVRFAAGPGATKATRDVIENRNDRVLGDQSEES from the coding sequence ATGTATAGAAAACGCTTCGATGGAATGGACTGTTCGATCGCTCGCGCCCTCGATGAGGTGGGCGAGTGGTGGACGCTACTGATCGTTCGCGAGTGCACGCAAGGCAGCAGGCGCTTCGACGAATTTCAGAGCGGGCTCGGCATCGCCCGCAATGTCCTCACTGCACGGCTGGAACGTTTGATCGAGCTGGACATACTCGAACGCTTCCCGATCGCAGAACGCGCAAATACGTTCGGTTACAGGTTGACCTCGAAGGGGGCGGACTTATACCCGGTGCTGGTCGCGCTGATGCAATGGGGCGACAAGTGGCTAAGGCCCAATGGCAAGCCGCCGATCGCATTGGTGGAGCATGCGAGTGGGAATCCCGTAGAAGTCGTAGAGGTTCGCGCAACGAACGGGCAAGCGCTGACGTATCGGGACGTTCGATTTGCTGCCGGTCCGGGTGCGACGAAGGCGACGCGGGATGTCATCGAGAACCGGAATGATCGGGTACTCGGTGACCAGAGCGAGGAGTCATGA